GATCGCCGGCAAAAGACAATGAAAAAGGGGCGTTCCGACCGATCGGAACGCCCCTTTTGCTATTCAGGCCTGCCAGTGCGGCAGAACGCGAAGATCAGCCTTCGACCTTCACATATTTGGGTGCGGCTTCGTTCAGGATGAACAGGATCTTCTTGAGCGCGGTCGGCTCGTCCGTTTCTTCCATCGCCGCCAGTTCGCGCGCCAGGCGGCTGGAGGCCGCTTCGAAGATCTGGCGTTCCGAATAGCTCTGCTCGGGCTGGTCGTCGGCGCGGAACAGGTCGCGGGTCACTTCGGCGATCGACACCAGGTCGCCCGAATTGATCTTCGCTTCATATTCCTGGGCGCGGCGCGACCACATGGTGCGCTTGACCTTGGGCTTGCCCTTCAATGTTTCCATCAATTCTTCAAGCGTCTTGTTGGACGACAGCTTGCGCATGCCCACGCCTTCGGCTTTATTGGTCGGCACGCGAAGCGTCATGCGCTCCTTTTCGAAACGGAGCACATACAGCTCCAATTCCATGCCCGCGATCTGCTCCTTTTGCAGTTCGATCACACGGCCAACGCCGTGCTTGGGGTAAACGACATAATCACCAACGTCAAAGGACAGCGCTTTGGCAGCCATTTGATACCTTTCCAATTCGACCGGGGGACGGGCCGTCGCGGGGACAAATGCGCGAGAAGCAAATGCCGGGAGGTCCACGGCGCCACCGTCAAGACATGAAGCGTATTCTCCAGGGACGGACAGGGGGATGTCCGGCCGTTGCAGCGCCATTTAGCAGATTCGTAACAAAATTACCACCCCTGGACATAAAGGTCCGGAGTGTGGCGCAAAACGGGTCGGGGGGCATGGCGGCACAGGCCGCCAGTGGTCAGTTGCCCGCGCCAGGCTCCGGCGAGAAGAATTTCTCCAGCTTGCCTTCCACGCCGCTCATCGCGTCGGCGTCGGCAGGCGCTTCGCCCTTCACCGTGATATTGGGCCATTCGGCGGAATATTTGGTGTTGAGTTCCAGCCATTTTTCCAGGCCGTTCTCGGTATCGGGCAGGATCGCTTCGGCCGGGCATTCGGGTTCGCACACGCCGCAGTCGATGCATTCGCTGGGATTGATGACCAGCATGTTCTCGCCCTCGTAGAAACAATCTACGGGGCAGACCTCGACGCAATCCATATATTTGCAGCGGATGCAGTTGTCGGTCACGACATAGGTCATTGGCTGGGCACTCTTGGGTTGGAAACGCGGCCCTGCTATGCTCAGGCAGGCCGAAGGTCAATGAGGATATTGTTGCCGGGCGACAGCCTGAACTTCAGCCGCCGACCATCAATTCCTCATAGCATGCCTGCGCTTCGGGCGCGGGGCCGCGCCGCGTCGGCAGGGCGACGATGCGCACTACCCGCACCGCGTCGCCATGGGGAAATGTGATGAGGTCGCCCGGCCGCACCGGCGCATGGGCACGCTCGATGCGGCGCCCATTCAAGCGGATATGCCCATCCTCCGCCAGCTTCTGGGCGATCGAGCGGCTCTTGGACAGCCGCGCGAACCAGAGGAACTTGTCGATGCGCAGCGTCGGCCCGTGACCGACGCCGGTCACCGGGTCAGCCATTGCGGCCCAACAGGTCGGCCAAGCCGGCAAAGGCGTTGTTGACGGGCGCTGGCGCGCTGCGATGGGCCGGAGCGCCAGCGCGGTCGCGCTGTTGCCGTTCGCCGCCGGGCTTGCCACTGCCGCGTTTGCCGTCATTGGCTTTGCCGTCGCCCTGCTTGTCGGCGCGTCGCGGCCCGCGCGATGCCTGGGCGCGTTCGGGGCGGGGCTTCTGCCGACCCCTGAACACCCAGTTGGCTGCGTTGACGACGGGCGCCTCGGCGGCTTCGGATGCTTCTGCGCCTTCGCTCGCTTCCACGCCTTCAACCGTCTCCGCGGCCGGTTTCGGGGCAGGCGCTTCGATGGGGCGGAAGCCGGCGAGGCGCATCAGTTGCAGGAAGGAAGGTTCGGACAGGCCAAGCGACACGATCTGCGGGCTGACATGGGTGAAGGCTTCGTTCTTGGCGATCGCTTCATGGGCGGTGCGGGCCATGCGTTCGGCCATGTCGATCCGCAACATCTGGTCGCCGAACCCACGGAAGCCCGCGATCCGCGCGCCCATCTGGGCATGACGGTCGT
This window of the Sphingobium sp. CR2-8 genome carries:
- a CDS encoding CarD family transcriptional regulator encodes the protein MAAKALSFDVGDYVVYPKHGVGRVIELQKEQIAGMELELYVLRFEKERMTLRVPTNKAEGVGMRKLSSNKTLEELMETLKGKPKVKRTMWSRRAQEYEAKINSGDLVSIAEVTRDLFRADDQPEQSYSERQIFEAASSRLARELAAMEETDEPTALKKILFILNEAAPKYVKVEG
- a CDS encoding RNA-binding S4 domain-containing protein → MADPVTGVGHGPTLRIDKFLWFARLSKSRSIAQKLAEDGHIRLNGRRIERAHAPVRPGDLITFPHGDAVRVVRIVALPTRRGPAPEAQACYEELMVGG
- the fdxA gene encoding ferredoxin FdxA is translated as MTYVVTDNCIRCKYMDCVEVCPVDCFYEGENMLVINPSECIDCGVCEPECPAEAILPDTENGLEKWLELNTKYSAEWPNITVKGEAPADADAMSGVEGKLEKFFSPEPGAGN